From a region of the Acanthochromis polyacanthus isolate Apoly-LR-REF ecotype Palm Island chromosome 3, KAUST_Apoly_ChrSc, whole genome shotgun sequence genome:
- the mrpl45 gene encoding 39S ribosomal protein L45, mitochondrial, producing the protein MAMSMRRTLLALHRATQSNLRNAEASLDVRHPVPLLLPVRTKKRYFIPPAVGLKGKSEANPEAKAQAAGIVFRQQYLERPINIACTAGVFDPYIPPEGDARLSTLSKEGLKQRTEQIRQSAASQLAIRKIKEHDSEFKTKGFAERAQEIFIEAHNALTQFNKERLHSLVTERCYPEMTRGNRYKTIRWRFIESLEPPRVVHARCPDMVTKGNLYGQVTVRMHSKQTLAIYDRFGRLMLGSEEHSKDVLEYLVIERHLINPYGRWRLHGKIVPSWAPAKDPIIKTIIIPGPELKPGQEFDALSYEVPKPAAVQWYK; encoded by the exons ATGGCGATGTCCATGAGGAGGACGCTGTTGGCCCTCCACAGAGCAACACAGAGCAATTTAAGG aatGCTGAGGCATCTCTGGATGTGCGACATCCCGTCCCACTTTTGCTGCCAGTACGGACCAAGAAGCGGTACTTTATTCCTCCAGCAGTGGGACTGAAGGGAAAGAGTGAAGCAAACCCAGAGGCCAAGGCCCAAGCAGCAGGCATCGTCTTCAGACAGCAGTACCTGGAGAGGCCCATCAACATCGCTTGCACTG CGGGAGTCTTCGACCCCTACATCCCTCCAGAGGGGGATGCTCGTCTGTCCACTCTGTCGAAAGAAGGCCTGAAACAGCGAACTGAGCAGATCCGACAGAGCGCCGCCTCACAATTAGC GATTCGTAAAATCAAAGAGCACGACTCCGAGTTCAAAACAAAGGGTTTTGCAGAGCGAGCTCAAGAAATCTTTATTGAGGCTCACAACGCCCTGACACA GTTTAACAAGGAGAGACTTCATTCCTTGGTGACAGAAAGATGTTATCCT GAGATGACGAGAGGTAACCGCTACAAGACGATTCGCTGGAGGTTCATCGAGTCCCTGGAGCCGCCCAGAGTGGTCCACGCCCGCTGCCCCGACATGGTCACCAAAGGCAACCTGTATGGCCAGGTGACGGTCCGCATGCACTCCAAGCAG ACTCTGGCCATCTACGATCGCTTTGGGAGGCTGATGCTGGGCAGTGAGGAGCACTCGAAGGACGTCTTGGAGTATCTGGTCATAGAGCGACACCTCATCAACCCCTATGGACGATGGAGGTTGCACGGAAAAATAGTGCCATCCTGGGCTCCTGCCAAGGACCCAATTATTAAG ACGATCATCATTCCTGGTCCAGAGCTGAAACCAGGGCAAGAATTTGACGCCCTCAGCTATGAAGTTCCCAAACCAGCGGCAGTACAGTGGTATAAATAG